From Longimicrobiaceae bacterium, the proteins below share one genomic window:
- the tsaE gene encoding tRNA (adenosine(37)-N6)-threonylcarbamoyltransferase complex ATPase subunit type 1 TsaE — protein MSGSGSGPGAGSLERRLIYARLDEEQLIALGERIGHEVSPPLFLALRGDLGAGKSTFARAIARGAGVEGEIPSPTFNLLFRYPVPRGAQIVHIDLYRLDDPEEVWELGWAELPAPDEIVMVEWPERAEVLLPPDRWEIELVETESGEARDVEFRRVGNPGPLPLPEEAG, from the coding sequence GTGAGCGGGTCCGGATCGGGCCCCGGTGCGGGATCGCTGGAGCGCAGGTTGATTTACGCGCGGCTGGACGAGGAGCAGCTGATCGCCCTGGGGGAGCGAATCGGCCACGAGGTGAGTCCACCCCTCTTCCTGGCGCTGCGTGGAGACCTCGGAGCGGGAAAGTCGACGTTTGCTCGGGCGATCGCGCGGGGAGCCGGAGTGGAAGGAGAGATCCCTTCGCCGACCTTCAACCTCCTCTTCCGCTATCCCGTGCCGCGAGGCGCGCAGATCGTGCACATCGATCTGTACCGCCTCGACGATCCCGAGGAAGTGTGGGAGCTCGGCTGGGCGGAGCTGCCTGCCCCCGACGAGATCGTGATGGTGGAGTGGCCGGAGCGCGCCGAGGTGCTGCTTCCGCCGGACCGTTGGGAGATCGAGCTGGTCGAGACCGAATCGGGCGAGGCGCGCGACGTCGAGTTTCGCCGGGTCGGGAACCCTGGGCCGCTGCCCCTGCCGGAGGAGGCGGGATGA
- the ccsA gene encoding cytochrome c biogenesis protein CcsA, with protein MIEGLHIVALALYCLGAAIMGISFARGGRGLPPLAAGAVGAALLAHAAALAVFTSTWGELPLVGLGPSLSTLAFLIAFGSLVAAIPGHAGTVGLLVIPLVVVLGAVASAVGVAPQGEATQFRGIWFALHVILAFLGYAGLTVAAAAGVMYLLQFRELKSKHFGAIFRFFPPLESLDRLGRRGIVFGFPFLTLSVLVGWAWTARFDVAELPGNPKLVWVVVSWVVFLAALIARLGGGRPSRRGAVASVIGFVVVVVAYLVLRVQAARGGAFL; from the coding sequence ATGATCGAGGGGCTTCACATCGTCGCATTGGCGCTCTACTGCCTGGGAGCGGCGATCATGGGAATCTCCTTCGCGCGTGGCGGGCGCGGACTTCCGCCCCTCGCCGCGGGCGCGGTCGGCGCCGCCCTCCTCGCCCATGCGGCGGCGCTCGCCGTCTTCACCTCGACCTGGGGGGAGCTCCCTCTGGTGGGACTCGGACCCTCCCTCTCCACCCTCGCTTTCCTGATCGCCTTCGGTAGCCTCGTCGCCGCAATCCCGGGGCATGCAGGAACGGTCGGGCTGCTGGTGATCCCACTGGTCGTAGTCCTGGGTGCAGTGGCAAGCGCCGTGGGCGTGGCACCGCAGGGCGAGGCAACGCAATTCCGCGGGATCTGGTTCGCGCTGCACGTGATCCTCGCCTTCCTCGGCTACGCCGGGCTGACGGTCGCGGCCGCGGCGGGGGTGATGTACCTGCTGCAGTTCCGAGAGTTGAAGAGCAAGCACTTCGGTGCCATCTTTCGATTCTTCCCCCCGCTGGAGAGTCTGGATCGGCTGGGAAGGCGCGGAATCGTGTTCGGGTTCCCCTTTCTGACCCTCTCGGTCCTGGTCGGCTGGGCCTGGACCGCCCGATTCGACGTGGCGGAGCTTCCCGGCAATCCGAAGCTGGTCTGGGTGGTGGTCTCCTGGGTGGTTTTCCTGGCGGCGCTGATCGCGCGCCTCGGCGGGGGGCGGCCGAGTCGACGGGGCGCCGTGGCGAGCGTGATCGGCTTCGTGGTCGTGGTCGTCGCCTACCTCGTGCTGCGAGTGCAGGCGGCGCGCGGAGGGGCGTTCCTGTGA
- the tsaB gene encoding tRNA (adenosine(37)-N6)-threonylcarbamoyltransferase complex dimerization subunit type 1 TsaB has translation MIRRPILALDSSTAVGSVAVGGEEGVYAEVIQSVAGSHSASLLPAVEQVMRSAGLRPRDLAAVVVGEGPGSFTGLRIAGATAKGMLRGLDIPLYAYSGLLATAASAWSHEGPVWALFDARRRDVFAACYRFAQGVQVLMPPEAISLDLLLERARGGDGAVPLFVGEGASLHREELERETGGRVGPAHLAQPRAAALLWLAVTVPEMGRVEDPARWEPEYLRASGAERIAAARAERGG, from the coding sequence ATGATCCGCCGCCCGATCCTGGCGCTCGACTCCTCCACCGCGGTCGGCTCTGTTGCCGTGGGGGGAGAGGAGGGTGTCTACGCTGAAGTGATCCAGAGCGTGGCTGGGAGCCATTCCGCGTCGCTGCTTCCCGCCGTCGAGCAGGTGATGCGATCGGCCGGACTCCGCCCCCGGGATCTCGCCGCGGTGGTGGTCGGGGAGGGACCCGGATCCTTCACTGGTTTGCGCATCGCCGGGGCGACTGCCAAAGGGATGCTCCGCGGACTCGACATCCCCCTCTACGCGTACTCCGGGCTCCTCGCCACCGCGGCTTCGGCCTGGAGTCATGAGGGGCCGGTCTGGGCGCTGTTCGACGCCCGGCGGCGGGACGTCTTTGCCGCTTGCTATCGCTTCGCACAGGGCGTACAGGTGTTGATGCCGCCCGAGGCGATTTCGCTCGACCTGCTGCTGGAGCGGGCGAGGGGTGGCGACGGTGCGGTCCCGCTGTTCGTGGGCGAGGGGGCGAGCCTCCACCGCGAGGAGCTGGAGCGAGAAACCGGTGGGCGGGTCGGGCCTGCGCACCTGGCGCAGCCGAGGGCCGCTGCGCTGCTCTGGCTGGCCGTGACCGTACCGGAGATGGGGCGAGTGGAGGATCCAGCCCGCTGGGAGCCGGAGTATCTGCGCGCTTCGGGTGCCGAGCGCATCGCCGCGGCGCGAGCGGAACGAGGAGGATAG
- the rimI gene encoding ribosomal protein S18-alanine N-acetyltransferase, producing MTATEPTAIFLLRDLRIDDLPRILEIEQASFSTPWRRSTFEGLLRRADADLIGATLEGRLVGYAISWTILDQAELGNVAVGPEVRQRGLGRTLVEASLQRVRQRGARECFLEVRESNHVARRLYETLGFTVIGRRRRYYSHPVEDALVMRIELGRAGHG from the coding sequence ATGACCGCCACCGAGCCGACCGCGATCTTCCTTCTCCGCGACCTCCGCATCGACGATCTCCCGCGCATCCTGGAAATCGAACAGGCGTCGTTCAGCACCCCCTGGCGTCGCAGCACCTTCGAGGGATTGCTGCGCCGGGCTGACGCCGACCTGATCGGAGCCACCCTCGAGGGACGGCTGGTGGGATACGCCATCAGCTGGACCATCCTCGACCAGGCGGAGCTGGGGAACGTGGCCGTGGGTCCGGAGGTTCGGCAGCGGGGGCTGGGCCGTACGCTGGTGGAGGCTTCCCTACAACGGGTGCGGCAGCGGGGTGCGCGGGAATGCTTCCTGGAGGTGCGTGAGTCGAACCACGTCGCCCGGCGGCTCTACGAAACCCTGGGCTTCACCGTCATCGGTCGCCGGCGGCGATACTACTCGCATCCGGTGGAGGACGCGCTGGTGATGAGGATCGAGCTCGGCCGGGCGGGGCATGGGTAA
- the hemA gene encoding glutamyl-tRNA reductase: MSLAVVGINHRTAPVRVRERLAYSRAEIPAALRRLLGSGALDEAVLLSTCNRTEVYLSAADETLGEAAARELLAEQWREPQPILSYLYARRGRSVVEHLFRVTSGIDSMILGEPQIQGQVREAYQLAMEVGKGPEAVVGPILNRLFQTALSVGGRVRTETEVGMGAASISSAAVELAKKIFGTLKGRHALVLGAGEMSAVTLECLRAEGVQSCVVANRTYDRAVELAERFRGRAVHWEALGEELPHADIVICSTAAPHPVLTLKRLRASLPGGAKRPLCIIDIAIPRDVEVEVGEEPNVFLYNVDDLQQIVDDSLGRRRREIPAAEAIISAASQEFWSWYTSLSVVPTIRELRERGESLRRAEVDRALRRLAHLSEPDRDAVEALTRSLMNKLLHAPTVRLRKAAGNGRGLDVIDTARYLFELDKNDEDLDDTSADQGSELDPESAGGRSGGESLQPDEGEK; this comes from the coding sequence ATGTCTCTCGCGGTCGTAGGAATCAACCATCGCACCGCTCCCGTTCGCGTACGGGAGCGGTTGGCGTACAGCCGCGCAGAGATCCCCGCTGCCCTGCGCCGTCTGCTGGGTAGCGGTGCGCTGGATGAGGCGGTGCTCCTCTCCACCTGCAACCGCACCGAAGTCTATCTCAGCGCCGCCGACGAAACGCTCGGCGAAGCCGCCGCGCGCGAGCTGCTCGCCGAGCAGTGGCGCGAGCCCCAGCCGATTTTGTCCTACCTGTATGCCCGGCGGGGCCGTTCCGTGGTCGAGCACCTCTTCCGGGTCACCTCGGGAATCGACTCCATGATTCTCGGGGAGCCGCAGATCCAGGGGCAGGTGCGCGAGGCGTACCAGTTGGCGATGGAGGTGGGGAAGGGTCCCGAAGCCGTGGTCGGGCCGATCCTCAACCGCCTCTTTCAGACCGCCCTCAGTGTGGGGGGCCGCGTTCGCACGGAGACCGAAGTGGGGATGGGGGCGGCCTCCATCTCTTCCGCCGCGGTGGAGCTGGCGAAGAAGATCTTCGGCACCCTGAAGGGAAGGCACGCGCTGGTGCTCGGCGCCGGGGAGATGAGCGCGGTCACCCTGGAGTGCCTGCGCGCGGAAGGGGTGCAGAGTTGCGTGGTGGCCAACCGCACATACGACCGTGCCGTGGAGCTCGCGGAGCGCTTTCGAGGGCGCGCCGTGCACTGGGAGGCGCTGGGCGAGGAGCTGCCCCATGCGGACATCGTGATCTGCTCCACCGCGGCGCCGCACCCGGTGTTGACGCTGAAACGCCTGCGGGCCTCCCTGCCCGGCGGTGCGAAACGCCCGCTGTGCATCATCGACATCGCCATCCCTCGGGACGTGGAGGTCGAGGTCGGGGAAGAGCCCAACGTCTTCCTCTACAACGTCGACGACCTGCAGCAGATCGTCGACGACAGTCTGGGGCGCCGGCGTCGCGAGATTCCCGCGGCCGAGGCAATCATCTCGGCGGCGTCGCAGGAGTTCTGGAGCTGGTACACCAGTCTGTCCGTGGTGCCGACCATCCGCGAGCTTCGCGAGCGCGGTGAATCCCTTCGCCGAGCCGAGGTAGACCGTGCACTCCGCCGGCTCGCGCACCTGAGCGAGCCGGATCGGGATGCGGTCGAGGCGCTGACCCGCTCGCTCATGAACAAGCTGCTGCACGCGCCCACCGTCCGGCTGCGCAAGGCGGCGGGTAACGGGCGGGGGCTCGACGTGATCGACACGGCGCGCTACCTGTTCGAGCTGGACAAGAACGACGAGGACCTCGACGACACCAGCGCCGACCAGGGGTCGGAGCTGGACCCCGAGTCCGCCGGTGGGCGGTCGGGAGGAGAAAGCCTTCAACCAGACGAGGGAGAGAAGTGA
- a CDS encoding bifunctional precorrin-2 dehydrogenase/sirohydrochlorin ferrochelatase: MRSTYPAFLDLTDVPTLLVGGGRVALRKLEGLLAGGATPDVLSPELSAPVQALVASFGLAYRASHFAPGAVQGYRVVVAATNDRSVNAAIGREARDNGAWVNVVDDPEASNFLVPAVLRQGEVVAAVSTGGASPLLAAAVRERLEEIVTPGLGRAAERLLALREEVRRRWPSDEERRRTFWKDLVSQEFLDLATAGNDEEVESRIAACLSRS; encoded by the coding sequence GTGAGATCGACGTATCCGGCGTTCCTCGACCTCACCGACGTTCCGACCCTGCTGGTGGGCGGAGGGCGCGTCGCGCTGCGCAAGCTCGAAGGCCTGCTGGCCGGTGGGGCGACCCCGGACGTCCTCTCACCGGAGCTATCCGCGCCGGTGCAGGCGCTGGTCGCCTCTTTCGGGCTCGCCTATCGGGCGAGCCATTTCGCGCCCGGCGCGGTGCAAGGATACCGGGTCGTCGTTGCCGCCACGAACGACCGCTCCGTGAATGCCGCAATCGGACGGGAAGCACGGGACAATGGCGCCTGGGTCAACGTGGTGGACGACCCCGAGGCTTCCAACTTCCTGGTTCCCGCGGTACTCCGGCAGGGGGAAGTGGTGGCGGCGGTGTCGACAGGAGGCGCTTCGCCGCTGCTCGCGGCCGCCGTCCGGGAGCGGCTGGAAGAGATCGTCACCCCTGGCCTCGGCCGGGCGGCCGAGCGGTTGCTGGCGCTGCGCGAGGAGGTGCGCCGCCGCTGGCCGTCGGACGAAGAGCGCCGTCGAACATTCTGGAAGGACCTCGTGTCCCAGGAGTTCCTGGATCTCGCCACGGCCGGGAACGACGAGGAAGTGGAATCGAGAATCGCAGCATGTCTCTCGCGGTCGTAG
- a CDS encoding MotA/TolQ/ExbB proton channel family protein → MIVSLPVAQVSTNELVSAWRMIVHGTISTQLIMIILAFFSLFTWGLIIWKWFHFRKLWRQASGFMERIESAQRLEEAYRNVLSLPESPFTRVFRRGVNFFSELRPGGLREGVATVGLSSAQLEVLRLVLEKEEGEERDEAGHGLHWLAIIATVSPLLGLLGTVLGVMNSFMGVAETGSANISAVAPGVAEALITTVGGLIVAIPAAMAYNYFVARLQLIMSELEGFSSEFIGTLAREGKV, encoded by the coding sequence GTGATCGTTTCCCTGCCCGTTGCCCAGGTGTCCACCAACGAGCTGGTGAGCGCCTGGCGGATGATCGTGCACGGCACGATCTCCACCCAGCTCATCATGATCATCCTCGCGTTCTTTTCCCTCTTCACATGGGGACTCATCATCTGGAAGTGGTTTCACTTCCGGAAGCTGTGGCGGCAGGCGAGCGGCTTCATGGAGCGGATCGAGAGCGCACAGCGGCTGGAGGAGGCGTATCGAAACGTCCTATCACTCCCCGAATCCCCGTTCACGCGCGTATTCCGCCGCGGGGTGAACTTCTTCTCCGAGCTCCGTCCGGGCGGGCTCCGGGAGGGCGTCGCGACGGTGGGGCTCAGCTCGGCGCAGCTGGAGGTTCTGCGACTCGTGCTGGAGAAGGAGGAGGGCGAGGAGCGCGACGAAGCCGGTCACGGCCTCCACTGGTTGGCGATCATCGCCACCGTTTCGCCTCTGCTCGGCCTGTTGGGGACTGTGCTGGGAGTGATGAACTCCTTCATGGGAGTGGCGGAGACAGGGTCGGCCAACATCAGCGCGGTTGCGCCCGGGGTGGCCGAGGCGCTGATCACCACCGTGGGCGGCCTCATCGTCGCCATCCCGGCGGCCATGGCGTACAACTATTTCGTCGCGAGGTTGCAGCTAATCATGAGTGAGCTGGAGGGCTTCTCCAGCGAGTTCATCGGAACCCTCG
- a CDS encoding LysM peptidoglycan-binding domain-containing protein, whose translation MKRLFFPVVAMLVASPLAAQELPGDTARTHVVRPGDTLWDLSEQYLSNPFRWPEIYGVNREVVADPHWIYPAQRLRIPRRGGSSPAVAGAPADGYVPAAPASPPARTVFYPVSPSANAGALISAANRQDVPVVTPGDFYRAGRLVPDGTMRPLGRLVEVAEASAVDLRETRQIHPHTRVYLKLEPGASLQVGDELHLWRPGKEIRPYGRIYEPTGTARVVALDGDVATVSIEGLFAPVLLGDLALPVEQFAVPGGVIPRPAAGLEGRVVAFATRQAVFSVEDIAYLDVGASSGVVEGDVFVVVTPRQRTEYGIRPEMEIARLQVVRVSDRTSAARVTSLQQPALEAGQVVRLVGKMP comes from the coding sequence ATGAAACGGTTGTTCTTCCCGGTCGTGGCGATGCTGGTGGCCAGTCCGCTGGCGGCGCAGGAGCTTCCCGGCGACACGGCCCGGACCCATGTCGTGCGGCCGGGCGACACCCTGTGGGACCTCTCCGAACAATACCTTTCCAATCCTTTCCGCTGGCCGGAGATCTACGGTGTGAATCGGGAGGTGGTGGCGGATCCGCACTGGATCTACCCGGCGCAGCGGCTGCGCATCCCGAGACGGGGCGGGTCGTCTCCGGCGGTGGCGGGCGCGCCCGCGGATGGATACGTTCCCGCGGCGCCCGCGTCGCCTCCTGCGCGCACGGTCTTCTACCCGGTGAGCCCTTCGGCGAACGCCGGCGCACTGATCTCCGCCGCCAACAGGCAGGACGTGCCGGTGGTGACGCCGGGCGATTTCTACCGAGCGGGGCGGCTGGTTCCGGATGGGACCATGCGGCCGCTCGGTCGGTTGGTCGAGGTGGCCGAGGCAAGCGCGGTGGATCTTCGCGAGACGCGGCAGATCCATCCCCACACCCGGGTGTATTTGAAGCTCGAGCCCGGCGCGAGCCTGCAGGTGGGGGACGAGCTGCATCTCTGGCGTCCGGGCAAGGAGATCCGTCCGTACGGGCGCATCTACGAGCCGACCGGCACCGCCCGGGTGGTGGCGCTGGACGGTGACGTGGCCACGGTCTCCATCGAGGGGCTGTTCGCTCCGGTTCTGCTGGGTGATCTGGCACTGCCGGTGGAACAGTTCGCGGTTCCCGGGGGTGTGATTCCCCGACCGGCGGCGGGCCTGGAGGGTCGGGTGGTGGCGTTTGCCACCCGACAGGCGGTGTTCTCGGTCGAAGACATCGCTTATCTGGACGTGGGCGCGAGCTCCGGCGTTGTCGAGGGGGACGTGTTCGTGGTCGTCACGCCGCGACAGCGAACCGAGTACGGGATCCGCCCCGAGATGGAGATCGCCCGTCTGCAGGTAGTGCGCGTCAGCGACCGGACCTCGGCCGCGCGCGTTACCAGCCTGCAGCAGCCGGCCCTCGAGGCTGGGCAGGTGGTGCGGCTGGTGGGGAAGATGCCCTGA
- a CDS encoding single-stranded DNA-binding protein has product MSRSLNKAMIIGNLGSDPEVRTTATGTRVANFSVATSRSWTARDGTPQEKTEWHRIVAWDKLAEIAERYLKKGDRVYVEGEIEYRSYEDKDGVTKYITEIRARDLVMLGGAREGGSDFRESRQPAPAGKPADKGGYDDFEGGSFPEDDDLPF; this is encoded by the coding sequence GTGTCACGCAGCCTGAACAAGGCCATGATCATTGGCAATCTGGGGTCGGATCCGGAGGTGAGGACCACCGCGACCGGCACCCGGGTCGCGAATTTCTCCGTGGCCACGAGTCGGAGTTGGACCGCCCGCGACGGCACGCCGCAGGAGAAGACGGAGTGGCATCGGATCGTGGCGTGGGACAAGCTGGCGGAGATCGCCGAGCGGTATCTCAAGAAGGGGGATCGGGTGTACGTGGAGGGGGAGATCGAGTATCGCTCCTACGAGGATAAGGACGGGGTGACGAAGTACATAACGGAGATCCGCGCCCGCGACCTGGTCATGCTCGGAGGTGCGCGGGAGGGAGGATCGGATTTCCGCGAGTCGCGGCAGCCGGCCCCGGCGGGGAAGCCGGCGGACAAGGGGGGATACGACGATTTCGAGGGGGGCAGCTTCCCCGAGGACGACGACCTTCCCTTCTAG